From the Gordonia bronchialis DSM 43247 genome, one window contains:
- the sufD gene encoding Fe-S cluster assembly protein SufD, producing MADPTLPVSAAAAAPVNKGEMFTSFDVNAFEVPSPREEVWRFTPFRRLRGLHDGSAERTAEAAVTVTGEAAGVSVETVGRDDARLGDGGVPFDRIAAQAYSSFTQATVITVGKETQPADPIVVTVEGPGAGEVGFGHLQVRLEPFARAVVVLDQKGSGTYAENVEFVVGDQASLTVVNVHDWADDAVHVAAHHLRVGRDASIRHFAISLGGNLVRLSPVVHYDAPGGDVELWGLYFADAGQHLEQRLLVDHSQPHCRSNVVYKGALQGDTSGDRSREAHTVWIGDVLIRPAAEGTDTFELNRNLVLTDNARADSVPNLEIETGEIVGAGHASATGRFDDEQLFYLQARGIPEDQARRLVIRGFFREIIAKISVPDIRDRLEAAIEKELEIAGA from the coding sequence ATGGCAGATCCGACATTGCCCGTCAGCGCGGCTGCTGCCGCCCCCGTCAATAAAGGCGAGATGTTCACGTCTTTCGACGTGAACGCCTTCGAGGTACCCAGCCCGCGTGAAGAGGTGTGGCGGTTCACCCCGTTCCGCCGGCTGCGCGGTCTGCATGACGGTTCGGCCGAGCGCACCGCCGAGGCAGCCGTCACCGTGACCGGAGAGGCCGCCGGAGTCTCCGTGGAGACGGTCGGACGCGACGACGCCCGTCTCGGCGACGGCGGCGTGCCGTTCGACCGCATTGCGGCGCAGGCATATTCGTCGTTCACCCAGGCGACGGTGATCACCGTCGGCAAGGAGACCCAACCGGCCGACCCGATCGTCGTGACGGTCGAGGGCCCGGGTGCGGGCGAGGTGGGCTTCGGGCACCTGCAGGTGCGGCTGGAGCCGTTTGCGCGCGCCGTGGTGGTGCTCGATCAGAAGGGGTCGGGAACCTACGCGGAGAACGTGGAATTCGTTGTCGGTGATCAGGCTTCGCTCACGGTCGTGAACGTGCACGACTGGGCCGATGACGCGGTGCACGTGGCCGCCCATCATCTTCGGGTGGGGCGCGACGCGAGCATCCGGCATTTCGCGATCAGCCTGGGCGGCAACCTGGTTCGGCTCTCACCGGTGGTGCACTACGACGCACCCGGCGGCGACGTCGAACTGTGGGGACTCTACTTCGCCGACGCCGGACAGCACCTCGAGCAGCGGCTGCTCGTCGATCACAGCCAGCCCCACTGCCGCTCCAATGTGGTGTACAAGGGTGCGCTGCAAGGTGATACATCCGGTGACCGGTCCCGCGAGGCCCACACCGTGTGGATCGGCGACGTCCTGATCCGGCCGGCCGCCGAGGGCACCGACACCTTCGAGCTCAACCGCAACCTGGTGCTCACCGACAACGCCCGTGCCGACTCGGTGCCCAATCTGGAGATCGAGACCGGTGAGATCGTCGGCGCCGGACACGCCAGTGCCACCGGCCGTTTCGACGACGAGCAGCTGTTCTACCTGCAGGCGCGCGGTATCCCGGAGGACCAGGCCCGCCGCCTGGTCATCCGCGGCTTCTTCCGCGAGATCATCGCCAAGATCTCGGTTCCCGACATCCGGGACCGCCTTGAGGCGGCCATCGAGAAAGAACTCGAGATCGCCGGCGCCTGA
- the sufC gene encoding Fe-S cluster assembly ATPase SufC: MTTLEIRDLHVDVAQTDADAEPIHILKGVDLTVSSGETHAIMGPNGSGKSTLSYAIAGHPKYQVTQGSITLDGEDVLEMSVDERARAGLFLAMQYPVEVPGVSMSNFLRTAATAVRGEAPKLRHWVKETKEAMTALDIDPSFAERSVNEGFSGGEKKRHEILQLDLLKPKIAILDETDSGLDVDALRVVSEGVNRYKDREHGGVLLITHYTRILRYIKPEFVHVFVNGRIVESAGPELADELEDNGYVRFTSPAKAG, encoded by the coding sequence ATGACCACACTGGAAATCCGCGACCTGCACGTCGATGTCGCCCAGACCGACGCCGACGCCGAACCCATCCACATCCTCAAGGGTGTCGACCTGACGGTGAGTTCGGGTGAGACCCACGCCATCATGGGGCCCAACGGTTCCGGCAAGTCGACGCTGTCCTATGCGATCGCCGGCCACCCCAAGTACCAGGTGACCCAGGGGTCGATCACCCTCGACGGTGAGGACGTCCTGGAGATGAGCGTCGACGAGCGCGCCCGGGCGGGCCTGTTCCTGGCGATGCAGTACCCGGTCGAGGTGCCCGGTGTGTCGATGTCGAACTTCCTACGGACCGCGGCCACCGCCGTGCGCGGCGAAGCGCCGAAGCTGCGGCACTGGGTCAAGGAGACCAAGGAGGCGATGACCGCGCTGGACATCGATCCGTCCTTCGCCGAACGCAGCGTCAATGAAGGATTCTCCGGTGGCGAGAAGAAGCGCCACGAGATCCTGCAGCTCGACCTGCTCAAGCCGAAGATCGCGATCCTCGACGAGACCGACTCCGGCCTGGACGTCGACGCACTGCGCGTGGTCAGCGAAGGTGTCAACCGCTACAAGGACCGCGAGCACGGTGGCGTCCTGCTGATCACCCACTACACCCGGATTCTGCGCTATATCAAGCCGGAGTTCGTGCACGTCTTCGTCAACGGCCGCATCGTCGAATCCGCTGGTCCCGAGCTCGCCGACGAGCTGGAGGACAACGGCTACGTGCGGTTCACCTCCCCGGCCAAGGCGGGCTGA
- a CDS encoding SufS family cysteine desulfurase codes for MSLSTQTAAPGVDVESLRADFPVLARTVRDSKPLVYLDSGATSQRPVQVLDAEREFLTRHNAAVHRGAHQLAEEATDAYEDAREVIAGFVGVTADELVFTKNATEALNLVTYTLGDDRSADVFGGRPLGAGDTVVITELEHHANLVPWQELCRRTGATLRWYGVTDEGRIDLDSLELDDTVKVVAFTHQSNVTGAVADVDELVRRARAVGALVVLDACQSVPHMPVDFRALDVDFAAFSGHKMFGPSGVGALYGRAELLESLPPFITGGSMIETVTMELSTYAPPPQRFEAGVPMTSQAVGLGAAVRYLQQIGMSAVAEHEHALVDRALTRLTQIEGLRIIGPDTTENRGGAVSFVVDGIHAHDLGQILDDEGVAIRVGHHCAWPLHRRFGIAASARASFAAYNTLAEVDALADAIVTAQKFFGVR; via the coding sequence ATGTCTCTCTCCACACAGACTGCTGCGCCGGGCGTCGACGTCGAGTCGCTGCGGGCCGACTTCCCGGTCCTCGCGCGCACCGTGCGCGACTCGAAACCGCTGGTGTATCTCGACTCCGGTGCGACCTCGCAGCGCCCGGTGCAGGTGCTCGACGCCGAACGTGAGTTCCTCACCCGGCACAACGCGGCCGTCCATCGGGGCGCTCACCAGCTGGCCGAAGAGGCCACCGACGCCTACGAGGACGCACGTGAGGTGATCGCTGGATTCGTCGGTGTCACCGCCGACGAGCTGGTCTTCACCAAGAACGCCACCGAGGCGCTCAATCTGGTGACCTACACCCTCGGCGACGACCGCAGTGCGGACGTCTTCGGCGGCCGCCCGCTCGGGGCGGGCGACACCGTCGTCATCACCGAACTCGAGCATCACGCGAATCTCGTTCCGTGGCAGGAACTCTGCCGGCGTACCGGTGCGACCCTGCGCTGGTACGGCGTCACCGACGAGGGGCGAATCGACCTCGATTCGCTGGAACTCGACGACACCGTGAAGGTGGTCGCCTTCACCCATCAGTCGAATGTCACCGGCGCCGTCGCCGACGTCGACGAACTCGTTCGTCGTGCCCGCGCGGTCGGGGCGCTCGTCGTTCTCGATGCCTGCCAGTCGGTGCCGCACATGCCGGTCGACTTCCGGGCACTCGACGTGGATTTCGCGGCGTTCTCCGGGCACAAGATGTTCGGGCCGTCGGGCGTCGGTGCGCTCTACGGGCGGGCGGAACTGCTGGAGTCCTTGCCGCCGTTCATCACCGGCGGCTCGATGATCGAGACCGTCACCATGGAACTCTCGACGTACGCGCCGCCGCCGCAACGGTTCGAGGCCGGGGTGCCGATGACCTCACAGGCCGTCGGTCTCGGTGCCGCCGTGCGTTACCTGCAGCAGATCGGCATGAGTGCGGTCGCCGAACACGAACACGCCCTCGTCGATCGCGCGCTGACCCGGCTGACGCAGATCGAAGGTCTGCGGATCATCGGACCCGACACCACCGAGAATCGCGGTGGCGCAGTGTCCTTCGTCGTCGACGGTATCCACGCCCACGACCTCGGGCAGATCCTCGACGACGAGGGTGTCGCCATTCGCGTCGGACACCACTGCGCCTGGCCGCTGCATCGGCGGTTCGGGATCGCGGCAAGCGCCCGTGCGTCTTTCGCGGCCTACAACACCCTCGCCGAGGTGGACGCGCTGGCCGACGCCATCGTCACCGCGCAAAAGTTCTTCGGGGTGAGGTGA
- the sufU gene encoding Fe-S cluster assembly sulfur transfer protein SufU, producing MRMEQMYQDVILDHYKHPHGRGLREPFGAEVHHVNPTCGDEVTLRVAVSDDGQTVTDISYDGQGCSISQASTSVLHDQLVGASVDHAMATLTAFNAMMTSRGKDEGDEEILGDGIALAGVSKYPARVKCALLGWMAFKDALAQTIDNQTDAESA from the coding sequence ATGCGAATGGAACAGATGTACCAGGACGTCATCCTGGATCACTACAAGCACCCGCACGGGCGGGGTCTGCGCGAGCCCTTCGGCGCCGAGGTCCATCACGTCAACCCGACATGCGGTGACGAGGTCACCCTGCGGGTGGCGGTCTCCGACGACGGGCAGACGGTCACCGATATCTCCTACGACGGGCAGGGCTGTTCGATCTCGCAGGCCTCGACGTCGGTGCTCCACGACCAACTGGTCGGTGCGAGTGTGGATCACGCGATGGCGACGCTGACGGCGTTCAACGCGATGATGACCTCGCGGGGTAAGGACGAGGGCGACGAGGAGATCCTCGGCGACGGCATAGCTTTGGCCGGGGTGAGCAAGTACCCCGCGCGCGTCAAGTGCGCGCTGCTCGGCTGGATGGCGTTCAAGGACGCACTCGCACAGACCATCGACAACCAGACGGACGCGGAGTCAGCATGA
- a CDS encoding metal-sulfur cluster assembly factor, whose protein sequence is MTENTTETPATDAPVTDTSPSGSPTGPATSLPAVDDVEEAMRDVVDPELGINVVDLGLVYGIEVTDDAVAKIDMTLTSAACPLTDVIEDQSRGALVNSGLCTDLEINWVWLPPWGPDKITDDGRDQLRALGFTV, encoded by the coding sequence ATGACAGAGAACACCACCGAAACACCCGCCACTGATGCACCTGTGACCGACACCAGCCCCTCCGGGTCGCCGACCGGGCCGGCCACCTCGCTGCCGGCAGTCGACGATGTCGAAGAGGCGATGCGTGACGTCGTCGACCCCGAACTCGGCATCAACGTCGTCGACCTCGGCCTGGTCTACGGCATCGAGGTCACCGACGACGCGGTCGCCAAGATCGACATGACGCTGACGTCTGCGGCCTGCCCGTTGACCGACGTCATCGAAGATCAGTCGCGTGGTGCCCTGGTCAACAGCGGCCTGTGCACCGACCTGGAGATCAACTGGGTGTGGCTGCCGCCGTGGGGGCCGGACAAGATCACCGACGACGGCCGAGACCAGTTGCGCGCGTTGGGGTTCACGGTCTAA
- a CDS encoding DnaJ family domain-containing protein, whose translation MVEHDRHFRRVRRWRPPVGESRVEMMIREATERGDFDNLPGMGKPLNLKGLDDPDWWAKQKIKDEDLDSSALLPPTLQLRKERDGFPGSLRDIADETAVRTILEDFNRRVKQDRLRPTMGPASHLVARTVDVEEMIEDWRALRRR comes from the coding sequence ATGGTCGAGCATGATCGACACTTCCGCCGGGTACGCCGATGGCGTCCGCCGGTGGGGGAGTCGCGAGTGGAGATGATGATCCGCGAGGCTACCGAGCGTGGCGATTTCGACAATCTGCCTGGTATGGGAAAGCCGTTGAACCTCAAGGGTCTTGATGACCCGGACTGGTGGGCGAAGCAGAAGATCAAAGACGAGGACCTCGATTCGTCGGCGCTGCTGCCGCCGACCCTGCAACTCCGCAAGGAGCGCGACGGATTCCCTGGGTCGCTGCGCGACATCGCCGACGAGACGGCGGTGCGCACCATCCTGGAGGATTTCAACCGGCGGGTGAAGCAGGACCGGTTGCGCCCGACGATGGGGCCGGCGTCGCACCTCGTGGCCCGCACCGTCGACGTCGAGGAGATGATCGAGGACTGGCGCGCTCTGCGCCGTCGCTGA
- a CDS encoding NAD(P)/FAD-dependent oxidoreductase yields MRLARPDNRRGANFTTSTAWVSTSSIRKGPCRAVIIGSGFGALTAARRLAKAEVDVTVISRTSHHLFQPLLYQVATGLISEGQIAPQTRVVLRTQKNARVVLGAVERIDVAEGTVTVRSLDRISAFAYDSLIVAAGADQSYFGHDEFAEFAPGLKTIDDALELRGRILGAFEQAELSDNPEERARLLTFVVVGAGATGVEMAGQIAELASTTLRGAFRSIDPTDARVIPIDAACEILPAYGGRLSRRAAHRLERAGVEIRLETMVVDMDYDGLDVRDSDGRVHRIDAQCKIWSAGVSGSPLGRQLAAQTDVELDRAGRVKVAPDLTVPGHPEIAVVGDMVSIDGVPGMAPAAIQAAAYAAEGIRMRLAGEPTMPRERFRYWDKGSMATVARYSAIAKIPIPGTAKSVELAGFWAWVGWLVLHLLYLVGFRNRFTTLIDWMFSFTTRSRNQLAITEQQVFARTAIDELEQRRRDDAAA; encoded by the coding sequence ATGCGACTGGCGAGGCCGGATAACCGGCGAGGAGCGAATTTCACGACATCGACCGCCTGGGTGTCCACTTCGAGTATTCGAAAAGGACCATGTCGCGCCGTCATCATCGGGTCGGGTTTCGGTGCATTGACCGCCGCCCGCCGACTCGCGAAAGCCGAGGTCGACGTCACCGTCATCTCGCGCACCAGCCACCATCTTTTTCAGCCGTTGCTGTATCAGGTTGCGACCGGACTGATCTCGGAGGGACAGATCGCGCCCCAGACCCGCGTCGTCCTACGCACCCAGAAGAATGCTCGGGTGGTTCTCGGGGCGGTCGAACGTATCGATGTCGCCGAGGGGACCGTGACGGTGCGTTCGCTGGACCGTATCAGCGCGTTCGCGTATGACAGCCTGATCGTCGCGGCCGGCGCGGACCAGTCCTATTTCGGGCACGACGAGTTCGCCGAGTTCGCACCCGGCCTGAAGACCATCGACGATGCACTCGAACTGCGCGGCCGAATTCTCGGCGCCTTCGAACAAGCCGAACTCTCCGACAACCCCGAGGAACGGGCTCGGCTGCTGACCTTCGTGGTGGTGGGCGCCGGAGCAACCGGAGTCGAGATGGCCGGTCAAATCGCCGAACTCGCCTCCACCACACTTCGCGGGGCCTTCCGGTCCATCGATCCCACCGATGCGCGGGTGATTCCCATCGACGCAGCATGTGAGATCCTGCCCGCGTACGGCGGCAGGCTCAGTCGTCGCGCAGCTCACCGACTCGAACGCGCCGGCGTCGAGATCCGTCTCGAAACCATGGTGGTCGACATGGACTACGACGGGCTCGACGTACGTGACTCCGACGGACGTGTTCATCGCATCGATGCCCAGTGCAAGATCTGGTCCGCGGGCGTGTCGGGTAGTCCGCTCGGCCGCCAACTCGCCGCCCAGACCGACGTCGAGCTCGATCGGGCGGGACGGGTGAAGGTCGCACCCGACCTCACGGTGCCCGGGCATCCCGAGATCGCCGTCGTGGGCGACATGGTCTCGATCGACGGGGTTCCCGGGATGGCGCCCGCCGCGATACAGGCCGCGGCCTATGCTGCGGAAGGGATCCGGATGCGGCTTGCCGGCGAACCGACCATGCCCCGAGAGCGGTTCAGGTACTGGGACAAGGGATCGATGGCGACGGTGGCGCGGTACAGCGCGATCGCGAAGATCCCGATACCCGGGACCGCGAAGAGCGTCGAGCTGGCCGGATTCTGGGCCTGGGTCGGCTGGTTGGTATTGCACCTGTTGTATCTCGTCGGTTTTCGAAACCGGTTCACGACGCTGATCGATTGGATGTTCTCGTTCACCACGCGCAGCCGAAATCAGTTGGCCATCACCGAACAACAGGTGTTCGCCCGCACCGCCATCGACGAACTCGAGCAACGCCGACGCGACGACGCGGCCGCCTGA
- a CDS encoding 3' terminal RNA ribose 2'-O-methyltransferase Hen1: protein MLTLQADRVAGTPATDLGYLLHKHPDRVQEFTTTQGTATVFYPEATPERCRAVLHVDGDGVTPERSSDSDRYVNDLPYAASSRLVVAIGKVFGDALAGRCTARPELADMAWPLTVRLPAVRVRGPHGPDELFGPLGWTLGVAPQPLTPPEWGDSDYATITLTGTQRVSDALRHLCVLLPALSDSKHYFVSDAEVERLLHLGAGWLATHPLRAAIVETGLKRIRPLADDALARLGVAETTDPPARESLARKRLSAVVDLVRASGARSVLDVGCGEGRLLAGLAASEGATRLAGVDVSTAELRRARGRLERWRSVDLWQSSLMYRDPRCRGFDTVVLMEVIEHIDPDRLPVATDSVFGDMEPETVIVTTPNRDHNSVYGVDGFRHPDHRFEFSRSEFAQWAAAVAAEHRYAVELGTIGEPVKGHGSPTQTAVLRRIDPTTEETP, encoded by the coding sequence ATGTTGACACTGCAAGCAGATCGCGTCGCCGGGACCCCGGCGACCGATCTCGGCTACCTGCTCCACAAGCATCCCGATCGGGTGCAGGAGTTCACCACCACGCAGGGGACGGCGACGGTGTTCTACCCGGAGGCGACACCGGAGCGGTGTCGGGCGGTCCTGCACGTCGACGGCGACGGTGTCACACCCGAACGCTCATCGGATTCCGACCGGTACGTCAACGACCTCCCGTACGCGGCGTCATCGCGACTCGTGGTCGCGATCGGGAAGGTCTTCGGCGACGCGCTGGCCGGACGATGCACGGCCCGACCGGAACTCGCGGACATGGCGTGGCCGTTGACCGTGCGGCTCCCGGCTGTCAGGGTGCGTGGCCCGCACGGTCCGGACGAGTTGTTCGGTCCGCTGGGGTGGACCCTCGGCGTCGCTCCGCAACCTCTCACACCGCCGGAGTGGGGTGACTCGGACTACGCGACCATCACCCTGACCGGTACGCAGCGCGTGTCCGATGCCCTGCGTCACCTATGCGTGCTGCTTCCCGCGCTCAGCGACAGCAAGCACTACTTCGTCTCCGACGCCGAAGTCGAGCGGCTGTTGCATCTCGGCGCCGGCTGGCTGGCGACCCACCCGTTGCGCGCCGCGATCGTGGAGACCGGCCTCAAACGCATCCGGCCGCTCGCCGACGACGCGCTCGCCCGTCTGGGCGTCGCTGAAACAACCGATCCACCGGCCCGGGAGTCGTTGGCGCGCAAGCGGTTGAGTGCGGTGGTCGACCTGGTCCGGGCATCAGGGGCGCGTTCGGTCCTCGACGTCGGCTGTGGAGAGGGCAGGCTCCTTGCCGGCCTGGCCGCCAGTGAGGGGGCCACGCGGCTCGCCGGCGTGGACGTCTCCACCGCGGAGCTGCGCCGCGCGCGCGGCAGGCTGGAGCGATGGCGGTCCGTGGACCTGTGGCAGTCATCGCTGATGTACCGGGACCCACGCTGCCGCGGCTTCGACACGGTGGTGCTGATGGAGGTCATCGAGCACATCGACCCCGACCGGCTGCCGGTGGCCACCGACTCCGTCTTCGGCGACATGGAACCGGAGACGGTCATCGTCACCACACCGAATCGTGACCACAACTCCGTCTACGGGGTCGACGGTTTCCGGCACCCGGATCACCGATTCGAGTTCAGCAGATCCGAATTCGCGCAGTGGGCCGCCGCGGTCGCCGCCGAACACCGGTATGCGGTCGAACTCGGCACCATCGGGGAGCCGGTGAAGGGACATGGATCACCCACTCAGACTGCCGTGCTCCGCCGCATCGACCCAACCACAGAGGAAACACCGTGA
- a CDS encoding polynucleotide kinase-phosphatase has translation MSAIEIPRLCLVVLVGVSGAGKSTFAHRHFRDSEVLSSDVFRGILADDPTDQSATSDAFEVLHDIAGRRLRRGLLTVIDATSLRPEDRAGLLALAKEHDVFAVAIVLDVPLAELRQRAADRDDIDDGVLRRQHTLLRRHGKNLRKEGFRFVYVLDGVDEIDTVTISPTRLFNDLTDEHGPFDIIGDVHGCFGELCELLEELGATIRSDPSGTVLGVHDHPEGRRVVFVGDLVDRGPDTPAVLALVMSMVAAGQAICVRGNHEEKLLRALRQRRGGRPGRAITLSHGLAESIAQLEACPDDFVDAVVEFLDGLVSHYVLDGGRLVVAHAGLAQRYHGRSSGRVRNLAMYGETTGRTDRWGFPERLDWARDYRGDAVVVYGHTPVTDVAWVNNTLCIDTGCVFGGRLTALRYPESEIRAVPADRVYWHSDTVTGYGDSDADARMRTRLRLDDVVGKRSIRTGFGPAVTIREENAAPALEVMSRFAIDPRWIRYLPPTMSPVGSESADLLEDPAAAFSFYAGLGVEDVICEHKHMGSRAVLVVVRDDDTARRVFGVAGAGAIHTRTGRSFFGSADTDEMLVRARRAGESVFDRFGWSWMILDAEILPWNIKGEGLVRERFASVAAAATAELDLLAAELAAVGHRLDLGDRSERLAARRRDVDAFTASYLDHVQVGATVSDVRIAAFEVLAAGGAETTATFENRSHAWHLEVADALAEADSSLFAPTARMHVSTSSSRSRDAGAAWWTELTASGGEGMVVKPAANLVRDTKGGLVPPGVKVRGREYLRIIYGPSYTDDLDRLRSRDLRHKRSMAMREYQLGREALARHARGAPLWKVHECVFAVLALETEKVDSRL, from the coding sequence GTGAGCGCCATCGAGATCCCACGACTGTGCCTCGTCGTGCTCGTCGGTGTTTCCGGTGCGGGCAAATCGACGTTCGCGCACCGTCATTTCCGGGACAGCGAGGTCTTGTCGTCGGATGTCTTCCGCGGAATCCTCGCCGATGACCCGACGGATCAGTCGGCGACCTCGGACGCCTTCGAGGTCCTCCACGACATCGCGGGCCGCCGGTTGCGGCGGGGACTGCTGACCGTGATCGACGCGACGTCACTTCGCCCGGAGGACCGCGCCGGTCTGCTCGCGCTCGCCAAGGAACACGACGTCTTCGCCGTGGCGATCGTCCTCGACGTGCCGCTCGCCGAGCTGAGACAACGCGCGGCCGACCGCGACGACATCGACGACGGCGTGCTCCGCCGCCAGCACACCTTGCTGCGCCGGCACGGAAAGAATCTGCGCAAGGAGGGATTCCGATTCGTGTACGTGTTGGACGGAGTTGACGAGATCGACACGGTGACGATCAGCCCGACCCGGCTGTTCAACGACCTGACCGATGAGCATGGCCCGTTCGACATCATCGGCGACGTACACGGCTGTTTCGGTGAACTGTGTGAGCTCCTCGAGGAGTTGGGCGCGACGATCAGGTCCGACCCGAGTGGAACGGTGCTCGGAGTGCATGATCATCCCGAGGGCAGGCGCGTGGTGTTCGTGGGCGACCTCGTCGACCGCGGGCCCGACACCCCGGCAGTGCTGGCGCTGGTGATGTCGATGGTCGCTGCCGGTCAGGCGATCTGCGTGCGGGGCAACCACGAGGAGAAACTCCTGCGGGCACTCCGCCAACGCCGAGGGGGTCGTCCGGGCAGGGCGATCACCCTGTCACACGGGCTGGCCGAATCGATCGCCCAGCTCGAGGCGTGCCCGGATGACTTCGTCGACGCCGTCGTCGAGTTCCTGGATGGTCTTGTCTCACACTATGTCCTGGATGGTGGGCGACTGGTGGTTGCGCACGCCGGACTGGCGCAGCGCTATCACGGTCGGTCGTCGGGGCGGGTACGCAACCTGGCGATGTACGGCGAGACCACCGGGCGGACCGACCGGTGGGGATTCCCGGAGCGTCTGGACTGGGCGCGTGACTACCGCGGCGACGCGGTGGTGGTCTACGGACACACCCCGGTGACCGACGTCGCCTGGGTGAACAACACGCTGTGCATCGACACCGGCTGTGTCTTCGGCGGACGGCTGACGGCGCTGCGGTACCCGGAGTCCGAGATCCGGGCGGTGCCCGCCGACCGCGTGTACTGGCACAGCGACACGGTGACCGGGTACGGCGATTCCGACGCCGATGCCCGCATGCGGACGCGTCTGCGCCTCGACGACGTCGTCGGAAAGCGCAGCATCCGAACCGGATTCGGGCCAGCGGTGACCATCCGGGAGGAGAACGCGGCACCGGCACTGGAGGTGATGAGCCGCTTCGCGATCGACCCGCGTTGGATCCGGTATCTGCCGCCCACGATGAGTCCGGTCGGTAGCGAGTCAGCAGATCTTCTCGAGGATCCGGCAGCCGCCTTCAGCTTCTATGCCGGACTCGGTGTCGAGGACGTGATCTGTGAGCACAAGCACATGGGGTCGCGCGCCGTCCTGGTGGTCGTCCGCGACGACGACACGGCCCGCCGGGTCTTCGGCGTCGCCGGTGCGGGTGCGATCCACACGCGGACCGGACGTTCCTTCTTCGGATCGGCCGACACCGACGAGATGCTGGTGCGCGCACGACGCGCCGGCGAATCGGTCTTCGACCGGTTCGGGTGGTCCTGGATGATCCTCGACGCCGAGATCCTTCCGTGGAACATCAAGGGCGAAGGCCTGGTTCGGGAGCGGTTCGCGAGCGTGGCCGCCGCGGCGACCGCGGAACTCGACCTCCTCGCCGCAGAACTGGCGGCGGTGGGTCACCGTCTCGATCTCGGTGATCGCAGCGAGCGACTCGCTGCTCGCAGACGTGACGTCGACGCGTTCACGGCCTCGTACCTCGATCATGTGCAGGTCGGGGCGACGGTGTCCGATGTCCGGATAGCAGCGTTCGAGGTGTTGGCGGCGGGCGGGGCTGAGACCACGGCCACCTTCGAGAACCGCTCGCACGCCTGGCATCTCGAGGTGGCCGACGCGCTGGCCGAGGCTGATTCGTCGCTGTTCGCGCCGACCGCCCGGATGCACGTGTCGACCTCGTCGAGCCGGTCGCGGGATGCCGGAGCGGCCTGGTGGACCGAGCTGACCGCATCCGGCGGTGAGGGAATGGTGGTGAAACCGGCGGCCAATCTGGTGCGGGACACCAAGGGTGGTCTGGTGCCGCCCGGCGTGAAGGTCCGCGGTCGGGAATACCTGCGGATCATCTACGGGCCGTCCTACACCGACGATCTGGATCGCCTGCGTTCCCGCGACCTCCGGCACAAGCGCTCGATGGCGATGCGTGAGTATCAGCTCGGGCGTGAGGCCTTGGCCCGACATGCCCGGGGGGCACCTCTCTGGAAGGTGCACGAGTGTGTGTTCGCGGTACTCGCTCTCGAGACCGAGAAGGTGGACTCCCGGCTATGA